The Streptococcus mitis genomic sequence TCCTCGTGAGCTGCGTAAAACCATTGCAGAGCAGTTTTCTGATCAAGAGAAAGCTCAGTCTTTCCGTATTGAAGTTATGTCTTTTGGCTTTAAATACGGAATCCCAATTGATGCGGATTTAGTTTTTGATGTCCGATTCTTGCCAAATCCATATTATCTTCCAGAACTGAGAAACCAAACGGGTGTGGATGAACCTGTTTATGATTATGTCATGAACCATCCTGAGTCAGAAGACTTCTATCAACATTTATTGGCCTTGATTGAGCCGATTTTGCCAAGTTACCAAAAGGAAGGTAAGTCCGTTTTGACCATTGCCATGGGTTGTACGGGTGGGCAACACCGTAGTGTGGCCTTTGCTAAACGCTTGGCGCAGGACTTATCCAAGAATTGGCCTGTTAATGAAGGGCATCGCGACAAAGACCGAAGAAAGGAAACGGTAAACCGTTCATGAGAAAACCAAAGATAACGGTGATTGGTGGAGGGACTGGGATTCCTGTCATTCTTAAGAGTCTGCGGGAAAAAGATGTGGAAATCGCAGCTATCGTAACGGTGGCAGATGATGGTGGTTCTTCAGGTGAACTCAGAAAAAATATGCAGCAGTTGACACCGCCAGGCGATCTCCGTAATGTCCTTGTGGCCATGTCGGATATGCCTAAATTCTATGAGAAGGTCTTTCAGTACCGCTTTTCTGAGGATGCTGGAGCCTTTGCTGGCCATCCATTGGGAAATCTCATTATCGCTGGCCTATCAGAAATGCAGGGTTCGACCTATAATGCCATGCAGTTGTTGAGCAAATTTTTCCATACAACTGGGAAGATTTATCCTTCCAGTGACCATCCTTTGACCCTGCACGCAGTCTTTCAGGATGGGACAGAAGTGGCTGGAGAGAGCCATATTGCAGACCATCCAGGCATGATTGACCATGTCTATGTGACCAATACTCTCAACGATGATACGCCTCTGGCCAGTCGTCGAGTAGTGCAGACTATTCTTGAAAGTGACATGATTGTCCTCGGGCCTGGTTCCCTCTTTACCTCGATTTTACCCAATATCGTGATTAAGGAGATCGGGCAGGCGCTTTTGGAAACCAAGGCAGAAATCGCTTATGTCTGCAATATCATGACCCAACGTGGGGAGACGGAGCACTTTACAGATAGTGACCACGTGGAAGTCTTGCATCGTCACCTTGGCCGACCTTTTATCGACACTGTCTTGGTGAATATCGAAAAAGTGCCTCAGGAATACATGAATTCTAACCGGTTTGATGAATATTTGGTGCAGGTGGAACATGATTTTGCTGGTCTTTGTAAGCAAGTTCCGCGTGTGATTTCATCCAACTTCCTTCGTCTGGAAAATGGGGGTGCCTTCCACGATGGGGATTTGATTGTGGATGAATTGATGCGGATTATACAGGTGAGAAAATGAGTTTCACAGTAGCAGTAAAAGAAGAAATTCTAGGTCAGCACCATCTGAGCCGGCATGAATTATCTGCCATTATCAAGATGTCTGGTAGCATCGGTCTTTCGACTTCGGGCTTGACCTTGTCTGTCGTGACAGAAAATGCCAAACTGGCTCGGCACCTCTATGAGTCCTTTCTCCATTTCTATGAAATCAAATCGGAAATTCGCCACCACCAGAGGAGCAATCTCCGTAAGAATCGGGTCTATACCGTTTTTACAGATGAAAAGGTGCAGGACCTGCTGAGTGATTTACACTTGGCAGACTCCTTTTTTGGTCTGGAAACAGGTATTGATGGGGCGATTTTATCAGACGAGGAAGCAGGTCGTGCTTATCTCTGTGGCGCTTTCTTGGCAAATGGAAGTATTCGTGACCCTGAGTCAGGCAAGTATCAGTTGGAAATCAGTTCTGTTTATCTGGACCACGCGCAAGGGATTGCCTCACTTCTCCAGCAATTTTTACTGGATGCTAAGGTGCTTGAGCGCAAGAAGGGGGCTGTGACCTATCTCCAGCGTGCTGAAGATATCATGGACTTCTTGATTGTCATCGGGGCCATGAAGGCGCGTGATGATTTTGAGCGGGTTAAGATTTTGCGAGAAACCCGTAATGATCTCAATCGAGCCAATAATGCCGAGACAGCCAATATTGCTCGGACAGTTTCTGCCAGCATGAAGACTATCAACAATATCAGTAAAATCAAAGATATCATGGGCTTAGAAAATCTGCCAGTGGATTTGCAGGAAGTAGCACAGTTGCGGATTCAGCACCCAGACTACTCTATCCAGCAGTTAGCAGATAGCCTCAGCACCCCTCTGACCAAAAGTGGTGTCAACCACAGACTCAGAAAAATCAATAAGATAGCCGATGAGTTATAAAGATATAAAACACCTCTTTCTTGACAATTAAATAGAGTATGTGAGATAATAAAGGGGAATTGAGAAGTTCTAGCATTTTAGTGCTAACAGAAATCCCCTCGGTACTGCCATACTGAGGGGATTTTTTTCTGGGTTAGATAGCACTAACCAGGAAGGTTACTTGTCGAAGTGATCGTCTAACCAACGAGTCACCAGCCATGAGATGATACTCTCGATGACTGCGATAAGTACTATTTTGAGAAGTTCTAGCATCTGTAATACCTCCTTTTCCAAGGCGTATTGTTAGTGCCGTCGTTATTATATCACATGCTTTATCAATTTGATAGGACATTTTTGATTTTTGAAAAAGAAGGGGAAAGGTATAAGCTGATCAGATCGTAGATGAACTATAAAACCACGAATCCTATGTGACTCGTGGTTCTTTTTTATAAACTGGTTGAGTGTTTTGGTTGTACCTTTTGTTCTGGGTCAATGTAGTTGATGGCATTGTTAACAGCGGTTGGTGCCTCTCCAAGCCCTGTCGCAATCAAGTCAATTTTTCCGTCATAGTAGCAACAGTCACCGATAGCATAGATACCTGCTTGGCTAGATTCTTGCTTGCTGTTGACGATAATCTTATGACGGTTGAGGTCCAGACCCCAGTTTTTAAGGTTACCGACAGAAGATTTGAAACCATAGTTGACAAAGAGGTGGTCTAGGTCAATCGTTTCGGTTTCATCAGATTTGACTTTTGTGATTTCAAGTTTATCGAGCGTTTTTCCATCTCCAAGGAGTTGGCTAGGGACGAATGGTGTCTTGATGGTCACAGATGATTCCTGTAAGGCTTGGACACTGTGTTCCAAGGCACGGAAATTATCTCTGCGGTGGACAAGGGTAGTTGGCGCAATTTTTTCAAAAGCCAAAGCCCAATCCACAGCCGAGTCTCCTCCACCAAGAATCGTCACTTTCTTACCAGCATATTGCTGGATGTTGGAAACGTGGTAGTGGATATTTTCATAACCCTCAACGCCTTCTAGTTCCAGCGGACGTGGTTTGAAGGCACCGCCACCCATAGCGATGATAACTGTTTTAGACAGGTGACTTCCTTTAGAAGTTGTAATTACAAAGCCTTCCTCTTGTTTTTCAATCTCAAGAACCGTTTCGTTGAGATGAATAGGGGTATCAAAGCTGTTTAACTGTTCAATCAAGCGGTTGGTCAACTCTTCTCCAGTTAGGTTTGGGAAACCTGGTACGTCTAGGATTTCCTTTTCAGGGTAGAGAATAGCAGGTTGTCCACCTAGTTGGGGAAGAGAGTCGATGATTTGGACCTTGGCTTGGCGTAGGTGGGCATAGAAGGCCGCAAAAAGCCCGACAGGACCACCACCTACAATGGTAATATCATAGAGTTGAGACATGGTTTCTCCTTTATTTTTTCTAGTCATACTCTTCGAAAATCAAATTCAAACCGCGTCAGCGTCGCCTTACCGTACTCAAGTACAGCCTGCGGCTAGCTTCCTAGTTTGCTCTTTGATTTTCATTGAGTATCAGTTTATTTTATCATATTTTTTCTTTAATTTAAAATGAAGTAGGATAGGGAAAAAAATATCAGAAAAATGGTATAATAGAAAGGAACGTGTTTGGACAGAGAGGAGACAGTAGATGAACTTTCAACAATTATCCAACCTGCAATATTGGACTAGCTTGTTTTCTAGTCCTTGGAGTATTGCCATCAATCTGTTTGATATTTTGATTGTGGCCTATATTTTATATCGTTTTACAAAAGCGATAGCTGGCACCAAGATTATGATTTTGGTGCGTGGGGTCATGATCTTTGTATTAGCCCAGGTTGTGGCCAATATCCTTGGTTTAACAACGATTTCTTGGTTGATTAATCAGATTATCACCTATGGAGTCATTGCTGCGGTTGTTATCTTCTCTCCAGAGATTCGGACTGGTTTGGAACGCTTGGGAAGGGCGACAGATTTCTTTTCTACTGCTCAAATTAGTGCAGAAGAGCAAATGATTCGTGCCTTTGTCAAGTCGGTTGAATATATGAGTCCCCGTAAGATTGGTGCTCTGGTTGCCATTCAACGAGTTCGGACCTTACAAGAATACATCGCGACAGGGATTCCTTTGGATGCCAATATTTCGGCAGAACTCCTCATCAATATTTTTATTCCCAACACTCCTCTACACGATGGTGCTGTGATTATCAGAGAAAATCGAATAGCAGTAACCTCTGCCTATCTGCCCTTGACAGAAAGTACAGGGATTTCCAAGGAATTTGGGACCAGACACCGGGCGGCTATCGGTTTATCAGAAGTATCAGATGCCTTGACCTTTATCGTCTCAGAGGAAACAGGTGGCATTTCTATTACCTATAATGGGGTTTTCAAGCACGACTTGACGATTGAAGAATTTGAAGCAGAGCTACGAGCAATTCTTTTGCCAGCTGTTGAGGAAAAAGTCAGTTTCAAGGACCGTTTGCTAGGAGGTTGGAAATATGAGAAAAAATAGTCTATATATCATTTCATCTCTCTTTTTTGCTTGTGTCTTATTTATCTATGCAACGTCAACCAACTTTCAAAATAGCAATACCGCAAGGCAGGTCAAATCAGAAACCTACACCAATACGATAACGAACGTTCCTATCGATATTCACTATGATGCTGACCAGTATTTCATTAGTGGATTTGCATCAGAAGTTTCAGTGATATTAACCGGAGCCAATCGTGTGACCTTGGCTAGCGAAATGCAGGAGAGCACTCGTAAGTTTAAGGTAACTGCTGATTTGACGTATGCCAGTGTTGGAACGATTGAAGTTCCCTTGAACATTGAAAATCTTCCAAGTGGATTGACCGCTGTGGCAACGCCTCAAAAGATTACAGTGAAAGTTGGGAAGAAGGTTAAGCGAGATGGGATGATTGTTGTGCCACAAGTTGACCAAAGCCAGATTGATCCCAAGCTACAAATTGATAGTGTAACCGTGTCAAACGAACGAGTTTCTGTCACAACTGACCAAGAAACATTAGCTAAAATTGATCGTATTATTGCGCTTTTACCAACTAGCGAACGTATAACAGGTAATTACAGTGGTTCAGTACCTTTGCAGGCAATCGACCGCAATGGTGTTGTCTTACCGGCAGTTATTACTCCGTTCGATACAACAATGAAGGTGACTACAAAACCAGTAGCACCAAGTTCAAGCACATCAAATTCAACTACAAGCAGTTCGTCGGAGACATCTTCGTCAACGAAAGCAACTAGTTCAAAAACGAATTAAAAATAGAAAAAGGATTTTATAAAAATGGGTAAATATTTTGGGACTGATGGAGTCCGTGGAGAAGCTAACGTAGAACTAACACCAGAATTGGCCTTTAAATTAGGACGTTTTGGAGGCCATGTTCTGAGTCAACATGAAACGGAAGCACCGAAAGTCTTTGTAGGACGCGATACACGTATTTCAGGGGAAATGCTAGAATCTGTCCTGGTAGCAGGTCTCCTTTCAGTAGGGATTCACGTATACAAACTAGGCGTTCTGGCAACACCAGCAGTAGCTTACTTGGTTAAAACTGAAGGAGCAAGTGTCGGTGTCATGATTTCTGCTAGCCATAACCCAGCCCTTGATAATGGGATTAAGTTCTTTGGTGGTGATGGTTTCAAACTAGATGACGAAAAAGAAGCAGAAATTGAAGCCTTGCTAGATGCTGCGGAAGATACTCTTCCTCGTCCAAGTGCAGAAGGTTTGGGAACTTTGGTAGATTATCCAGAAGGTTTGCGTAAGTACGAAGGCTACCTTGTTTCAACTGGAACTCCACTTGAAGGAATGAAGGTTGCCTTGGACACAGCAAACGGTGCAGCGTCTACAAGTGCCCGTCAAATCTTTGCAGACCTCGGTGCTCAATTGACGGTTATCGGAGAAACACCAGATGGGCTTAACATTAACCTTAATGTTGGTTCAACCCACCCAGAAACCCTTCAAGAAGTGGTCAAAGAAAGCGGCTCAGCTATTGGTTTGGCCTTTGACGGAGACAGTGACCGTTTGATTGCTGTCGATGAGAATGGTGATATCGTTGATGGTGACAAAATCATGTACATCATCGGAAAATACCTTTCTGAAAAAGGACAATTGGCCCAAAATACAATTGTGACAACTGTTATGTCTAACCTTGGTTTCCACAAGGCCTTGGACCGTGAAGGTATTAACAAGGCAGTCACTGCAGTCGGCGACCGCTATGTTGTTGAAGAAATGAGAAAATCAGGTTACAACCTTGGTGGTGAACAGTCTGGTCACGTGATCTTGATGGATTACAATACCACAGGTGATGGCCAATTATCAGCTGTCCAATTGACTAAAATCATGAAGGAAACTGGTAAGAGCTTATCAGAGTTGGCTGCAGAAGTAACCATCTATCCACAAAAATTAGTCAATATCCGAGTGGAAAATGCCATGAAGGAAAAGGCTATGGAAGTGCCAGCTATTAAGGATATCATCGAGAAGATGGAAGAAGAAATGGCAGGGAATGGTCGTATCCTAGTACGCCCAAGTGGAACAGAGCCCCTTTTGCGTGTTATGGCAGAAGCGCCTACAACAGAAGAAGTGGACTACTATGTTGATACTATCGCAGACGTAGTTCGAGCTGAAATCGGGATTGACTAAATCCTAGAAAACTAGATGAAAATAAAAAATTATGGTACAATAGCTTATAATATTGTAGCCGAGGGAGAAAGACATGAATCTTAAACGTGAACAAGAATTTGTTAGTCAGTATCATTTTGATGCGCGTAATTTTGAATGGGAAAATGAAAATGGAGCTCCTGAAACTAAGGTGGATGTGAACTTCCAATTAATTCAACATGACCAAGAAAATCAAGTGACTTCCTTGATTGTTATCTTGAGTTTTATGATTGTATTTGATAAATTTGTCATCAGTGGAACCATTTCACAGGTGAACCATATCGATGGTCGTATTGTTAACGAACCAAGTGAATTGAACCAAGAAGAAGTGGAAACCTTGGCTCGTCCATGTTTGAACATGCTCAACCGTTTGACTTATGAAGTAACTGAAATTGCATTAGACTTACCAGGAATCAATTTGGAGTTCTAATATGAAATTAGCTGTTATCACAGATTCCTCTGCCTATCTCAGTGCAGATACCTTGCAAAGAGAAGATTTATTTGTCTTGGATATTCCTGTTAATATTGATGGTGAGGAGTATGTCGAAGGGATCAATCTGACTGCTGAGGAATTTTACCAAAAAATGGCTCAGGCTTCTGAATTGCCTAAGACCAGTCAACCAAGTATTGCCAAGTTAGATGAGATTCTAACTTCGCTTAAATAACAAGGCTATACACATGCTTTGGGGCTTTTCCTATCTTCTGGAATTTCAGGTTTTTACCAAAATATCCAGTACATGGTCGATGATTATGAGGGATTAACCATTGCCTTCCCAGACACTTTGATTACAAGTGCTCCTCTGGGTATCATGGTTGAAAGTGTCTTTAACTGGCGAGACCAGGGTGATGACTTTGCCATTATTCAGGATAAGCTAGCTATCCAAATTAGTCACACATCTGCTTTCATCATGGTCGATGATTTGGACCACTTGGTTAAAGGTGGACGCCTTTCAAATGGAGCTGCGATTTTGGGCAATCTGCTAAGCATTAAGCCAATCCTCTATTTCAATAACCAAGGTGTGATTGAAGTGTACGAAAAAGTCCGTACTGAAAAGAAAGCAACCAAGCGCTTAATTGAAATTATCAAGGAAGCAACAGCTTCAGGCCAATACCGTATCATTGTCATTCACGGAAATGCCCCTGAAAAGGCTGAGGAATTGCGTCAGCACTTACTTGAATCTGGAGTAGGTTCGGATGTTTCACTTGCTACATTTGGTAGTGTCATTGGAACACACCTAGGAGCAGGAAGCATTGCTCTAGGTTATATTCCAGTAATTTAGTTTGCGCTTCTAGGCTAGTTAAGAAATAGCAATTGAACACGGACTACCTGCCTCTTGAAAAAAGATGCCTGTCTTACCTTTCATGGAAAGTCAGCGCCATCCCCTATTTTTCACGGGCAGCTAAGGCCCTTTGTATCTTGATAATTGAACACGCCTGGAACCCTCTGTGAAAAAGATAGTTCTTCCAAGGAGGAGACACTCCTTGATTAGAACTCCTATTTTCACTCTGTATTCTTACAGGCTTTGTATCTTAGAAATTGAACACGGACTACCTGCCTCTTGAAAAAAGATGCCTGTCTTGCCTTTCATGGAAAGTCAGCGTCATTCCCTATTTTTCAAGGGCAGCTATCGTCCTTTGTATCTTAGTCAGGAGTAGAGATGAGTATTCGAGTAATTATTGCTGGTTTTAAGGGAAAGATGGGCCAGGCTGCTTGTCAGATGGTCTTGGCTGATCCAGACTTGGACTTGGTAGCAGTTTTGGATCCCTTTGAGTCTGAATCAGAATGGCAGGGTATTCCTGTTTTCAAGGATAAGGCTGATTTGGTCGGTTTTGAAGCAGATGTCTGGGTAGACTTTACTACACCAGCTGTTGCCTATGAAAATACACGCTTTGCTCTTGAAAATGGCTTTGCTCCAGTAGTTGGGACAACAGGTTTCACGAGTGAAGAGATTGCAGAGCTAAAAGCATTTTCTCGTGCTCAAGATTTGGGTGGCTTGATCGCTCCTAACTTTGCCTTGGGTGCTGTTTTACTCATGCAATTTGCAAGGCAGGCTGCTAAATATTTCCCAAATGTGGAGATTATCGAGCTCCATCATGACAAGAAAAAGGATGCTCCGAGTGGAACTGCTATTAAAACAGCTGAGTTAATGGCAGAAGTTCGAGAGTCTATCCAGCAGGGTGCAGCAGATGAGGAAGAATTGATTGCAGGTGCTCGTGGTGCTGACTTTGATGGCATGCGCATCCACTCAGTTCGTTTGCCAGGCTTGGTAGCCCATCAGGAAGTCATCTTTGGCAATCAGGGAGAAGGATTGACACTCCGTCATGACTCCTATGATCGCAGCTCCTTCATGACAGGGGTGAATTTGGGAATTAAAGAAGTTGTCAAGCGTCATGAGCTTGTCTATGGATTAGAACACTTATTATGAGATTAACGCAAATGCCTTCTGAATTTCAGAAGGCTTTACCAGTATTAGAAAAAATTAAAGAAGCAGGTTTTGAGGCCTATTTTGTTGGAGGTTCTGTTCGAGATGCCCTCCTCAATCGTCCTATCCATGATGTGGATATTGCGACGTCTTCTTATCCAGAAGAAACCAAGCAGATTTTTCCGCGAACAGCCGATATCGGAATCGAGCATGGAACTGTCTTGGTCTTAGATGGGGACGAGGAGTATGAGGTGACTACTTTTCGGACAGAGGATGTCTATGTGGACTATCGCAGACCCAGTGCGGTCTCTTTTGTGCGCTCGCTAGAAGAAGACCTCAAACGCCGTGATTTCACAGTCAACGCCTTTGCCTTGGACGATACAGGAGAAATCATTGACTTGTTTCATGGTTTAGAAGATTTGGAAAAGCAAGTCTTACGAGCAGTTGGAGTGGCAAGTGAGCGTTTCAACGAAGATGCTTTGCGGATTATGCGTGGTTTCCGTTTTCAAGCCAGTCTTGGTTTTGAACTTGAGACAGAAACGTTTAAAGCAATGAAGACCTTGACGCCACTTTTGGAGAAAATTTCTGTGGAGCGTACCTTCGTTGAGTTTGATAAACTCTTGCTGGCTCCATTTTGGAGAAGGGGTTTGGCTTCCATGATTGAGAGTCAAGCTTATGACTATCTCCCTGATATGGCATCTAGCAAAGACAAACTTAACAGACTGTTTGATTTGGAGACTGATTTCACCTTTGAATCTTCAGAGCAAGCCTGGGCTGCTCTACTGTGGGCTTTGGAGATTGAAAATGCGCAGCCATTTTTGAAGGCTTGGAAGACCTCACGTCAGTTTGCTAAGCAAGTTCAGGATTTACTGACTATTTTGGCCTTGCGTGAAAAGGGAGAATTGAGCAAGCGCGATTGTTATCGCTTTGACTTGGATTTTCTTTTACAGGCTGAAAATCTTCGTCAGGCTCAGGGAAAACCAGTCAACCCACAAGTCATCACAGAAACCTACCAGAGTCTGACCATTCATGACAAGAAAGAAATCCAAATCAACGGTGGTATTTTGATCAAGGAATATGGTTATCAGCCGGGCCCAGACTTGGGAGAGATTTTAACAGAGATTGAATATGCCATTGTCGATGGAGAATTGGAAAATAACCGTCAAGCCATCCATGCTTATCTAAGGGAGAAAAAATGAGTGATTTTATCGTTGAAAAACTAAGTAAATCCGTTGGTGACAAGACCGTTTTTAAGGATATTTCCTTTATTATCCATGACCTAGATAGAATTGGTCTGATTGGTGTCAATGGAACGGGCAAGACCACCCTTTTGGACGTCCTTTCTGGTGTTTCTGGATTTGATGGAGATGTCAGTCCCTTTTCAGCTAAGAATGATTACCAGATTGGTTACTTGACCCAAGATCCTGATTTTGATGATAGCAAGACGGTCTTGGATACGGTTCTCTCCAGCGACCTCAAGGAAATCCAGCTCATTCGTGAGTATGAGTTGATCATGCTCAACTACAGTGAGGACAAGCAGGCGCGTTTGGAACGTGTCATGGCAGAGATGGACTCTCTTCAAGCTTGGGAAATTGAGAGTCAGGTCAAGACAGTTCTCAGCAAGCTGGGGATTCAGGACTTATCCACTCCAGTTGGGGAATTGTCAGGCGGTCTAAGAAGACGGGTCCAGTTGGCGCAAGTTCTTCTTGGCAACCACGACCTCTTGCTGCTGGATGAGCCGACCAACCATCTGGACATTGCGACTATTGAGTGGCTGACCCTCTTTTTGAAAAATTCCAAGAAGACCGTCCTTTTTATTACCCATGATCGTTATTTCCTAGATGCTTTATCAACAAGGATTTTCGAGTTGGACCGAGCTGGATTGACGGAGTATCAGGGCAATTATCAGGACTATGTTCGCCTAAAGGCAGAACAGGATGAGCGTGATGCGGCTCTTCTCCACAAAAAGGAACAACTTTATAAGCAAGAATTGGCCTGGATGCGCAGACAACCGCAGGCGCGTGCGACCAAGCAGCAGGCTCGTATCAATCGTTTCCATGACTTGAAGAAAGAGGTTTCAGGCAGTAGTGCTGAGACAGACTTGACTATGAACTTTGAAACCAGTCGTATTGGGAAGAAAGTCATCGAGTTTCAGGATGTTTCCTTTGCCTATGAAAACAAGCCTATTTTGCAAGATTTTAATCTCTTGGTGCAGGCTAAAGATCGTATTGGAATTGTTGGGGACAACGGTGTTGGGAAATCAACTCTCCTTAACTTGATTGCAGGAAGTCTTGAGCCGACAGCAGGACAAGTTGTGATTGGGGAAACTGTTCGCATCGCCTATTTCTCTCAGCAAATTGAGGGTTTGGATGAAAGCAAGCGAGTGATCAATTACTTGCAGGAAGTGGCAGAAGAGGTCAAGACCAGCGGTGGTTCTACAACTTCGATTGCAGAGTTGCTGGAGCAGTTCCTTTTCCCACGTTCGACGCATGGAACCTTGATTGAGAAATTGTCTGGGGGAGAGAAAAAACGCCTTTATCTCCTCAAACTGCTCTTGGAAAAACCAAATGTTCTTCTTTTAGACGAGCCAACCAATGATTTAGATATTGCAACCTTGACAGTTTTGGAGAATTTCTTGCAAGGATTTGCGGGACCTGTTTTGACAGTTAGTCACGACCGTTATTTCTTGGATAAGGTAGCGACCAAGATTCTGGCTTTTGAGGATCGCAAGATTCGTCCTTTCTTTGGTCATTACACCGACTATCTTGATGAAAAAGCCTTTGAAACAGAGATGGCCAATCAAGTGCAAAAGGCCGAAAAGGAGAAAGTGATCAAGGTCCGTGAAGACAAGAAACGCATGACCTACCAAGAAAAGCAGGAGTGGGCAAGCATTGAAGGCGATATTGAAACCTTGGAAAATCGTATCGCTGCTATTGAAGAGGAGATGCAGGCCAACGGCTCTGACTTTGGCAAACTGGCTACTCTCCAAAAAGAACTGGATGAGAAAAACGAAGCACTCCTTGAAAAATACGAACGCTATGAGTATCTCAGTGACTTTGATAGCTAGAAGAATGGAAAAATCCCGTCTCATGACAGGATTTCTCTATTCTTTTTTTGTTTCTTGGTGAAAGATATTTTGCCAGGTTTCGTGGCGACGCCAGATACTGGTATGGATGATACCATCTAACTCATAGGAGATGAGTTTGGTCTTCTGACTGATGGAAGTGATCTGAATATCCTTGATAGCGGAATTCAAGTCTTTTTCGGCTTTATAGGCCTCTTTATCCATCTGCTCTCCATCTTGACGAATATAGACAAAATCGTCAGCCAAGAGTTCTTCCAGTTGATTTCCTTGGTC encodes the following:
- the rapZ gene encoding RNase adapter RapZ; this translates as MTKKQLHLVIVTGMSGAGKTVAIQSFEDLGYFTIDNMPPALLPKFLQLVETKEDDHKLALVVDMRSRSFFSEIQTVLDELENKEELDFKILFLDAADKELVARYKETRRSHPLAADGRILDGIKLERELLAPLKNMSQNVVDTTELTPRELRKTIAEQFSDQEKAQSFRIEVMSFGFKYGIPIDADLVFDVRFLPNPYYLPELRNQTGVDEPVYDYVMNHPESEDFYQHLLALIEPILPSYQKEGKSVLTIAMGCTGGQHRSVAFAKRLAQDLSKNWPVNEGHRDKDRRKETVNRS
- a CDS encoding YvcK family protein, encoding MRKPKITVIGGGTGIPVILKSLREKDVEIAAIVTVADDGGSSGELRKNMQQLTPPGDLRNVLVAMSDMPKFYEKVFQYRFSEDAGAFAGHPLGNLIIAGLSEMQGSTYNAMQLLSKFFHTTGKIYPSSDHPLTLHAVFQDGTEVAGESHIADHPGMIDHVYVTNTLNDDTPLASRRVVQTILESDMIVLGPGSLFTSILPNIVIKEIGQALLETKAEIAYVCNIMTQRGETEHFTDSDHVEVLHRHLGRPFIDTVLVNIEKVPQEYMNSNRFDEYLVQVEHDFAGLCKQVPRVISSNFLRLENGGAFHDGDLIVDELMRIIQVRK
- the whiA gene encoding DNA-binding protein WhiA, with the protein product MSFTVAVKEEILGQHHLSRHELSAIIKMSGSIGLSTSGLTLSVVTENAKLARHLYESFLHFYEIKSEIRHHQRSNLRKNRVYTVFTDEKVQDLLSDLHLADSFFGLETGIDGAILSDEEAGRAYLCGAFLANGSIRDPESGKYQLEISSVYLDHAQGIASLLQQFLLDAKVLERKKGAVTYLQRAEDIMDFLIVIGAMKARDDFERVKILRETRNDLNRANNAETANIARTVSASMKTINNISKIKDIMGLENLPVDLQEVAQLRIQHPDYSIQQLADSLSTPLTKSGVNHRLRKINKIADEL
- a CDS encoding NAD(P)/FAD-dependent oxidoreductase; this encodes MSQLYDITIVGGGPVGLFAAFYAHLRQAKVQIIDSLPQLGGQPAILYPEKEILDVPGFPNLTGEELTNRLIEQLNSFDTPIHLNETVLEIEKQEEGFVITTSKGSHLSKTVIIAMGGGAFKPRPLELEGVEGYENIHYHVSNIQQYAGKKVTILGGGDSAVDWALAFEKIAPTTLVHRRDNFRALEHSVQALQESSVTIKTPFVPSQLLGDGKTLDKLEITKVKSDETETIDLDHLFVNYGFKSSVGNLKNWGLDLNRHKIIVNSKQESSQAGIYAIGDCCYYDGKIDLIATGLGEAPTAVNNAINYIDPEQKVQPKHSTSL
- the cdaA gene encoding diadenylate cyclase CdaA, whose amino-acid sequence is MNFQQLSNLQYWTSLFSSPWSIAINLFDILIVAYILYRFTKAIAGTKIMILVRGVMIFVLAQVVANILGLTTISWLINQIITYGVIAAVVIFSPEIRTGLERLGRATDFFSTAQISAEEQMIRAFVKSVEYMSPRKIGALVAIQRVRTLQEYIATGIPLDANISAELLINIFIPNTPLHDGAVIIRENRIAVTSAYLPLTESTGISKEFGTRHRAAIGLSEVSDALTFIVSEETGGISITYNGVFKHDLTIEEFEAELRAILLPAVEEKVSFKDRLLGGWKYEKK
- a CDS encoding CdaR family protein, which produces MRKNSLYIISSLFFACVLFIYATSTNFQNSNTARQVKSETYTNTITNVPIDIHYDADQYFISGFASEVSVILTGANRVTLASEMQESTRKFKVTADLTYASVGTIEVPLNIENLPSGLTAVATPQKITVKVGKKVKRDGMIVVPQVDQSQIDPKLQIDSVTVSNERVSVTTDQETLAKIDRIIALLPTSERITGNYSGSVPLQAIDRNGVVLPAVITPFDTTMKVTTKPVAPSSSTSNSTTSSSSETSSSTKATSSKTN
- the glmM gene encoding phosphoglucosamine mutase; the encoded protein is MGKYFGTDGVRGEANVELTPELAFKLGRFGGHVLSQHETEAPKVFVGRDTRISGEMLESVLVAGLLSVGIHVYKLGVLATPAVAYLVKTEGASVGVMISASHNPALDNGIKFFGGDGFKLDDEKEAEIEALLDAAEDTLPRPSAEGLGTLVDYPEGLRKYEGYLVSTGTPLEGMKVALDTANGAASTSARQIFADLGAQLTVIGETPDGLNINLNVGSTHPETLQEVVKESGSAIGLAFDGDSDRLIAVDENGDIVDGDKIMYIIGKYLSEKGQLAQNTIVTTVMSNLGFHKALDREGINKAVTAVGDRYVVEEMRKSGYNLGGEQSGHVILMDYNTTGDGQLSAVQLTKIMKETGKSLSELAAEVTIYPQKLVNIRVENAMKEKAMEVPAIKDIIEKMEEEMAGNGRILVRPSGTEPLLRVMAEAPTTEEVDYYVDTIADVVRAEIGID
- a CDS encoding DUF1149 family protein, which translates into the protein MNLKREQEFVSQYHFDARNFEWENENGAPETKVDVNFQLIQHDQENQVTSLIVILSFMIVFDKFVISGTISQVNHIDGRIVNEPSELNQEEVETLARPCLNMLNRLTYEVTEIALDLPGINLEF
- the dapB gene encoding 4-hydroxy-tetrahydrodipicolinate reductase codes for the protein MSIRVIIAGFKGKMGQAACQMVLADPDLDLVAVLDPFESESEWQGIPVFKDKADLVGFEADVWVDFTTPAVAYENTRFALENGFAPVVGTTGFTSEEIAELKAFSRAQDLGGLIAPNFALGAVLLMQFARQAAKYFPNVEIIELHHDKKKDAPSGTAIKTAELMAEVRESIQQGAADEEELIAGARGADFDGMRIHSVRLPGLVAHQEVIFGNQGEGLTLRHDSYDRSSFMTGVNLGIKEVVKRHELVYGLEHLL